From the Pseudodesulfovibrio alkaliphilus genome, one window contains:
- a CDS encoding MATE family efflux transporter, with the protein MKSNIDNRYLLERGPISRVFLKYSLPSVVTMVFFGVQTLVDGVVVGNHLGPDALGGINIIMPLYSFIMVLALIVSIGSQVLVSMELGRKNSDMAQDAMSTGFRTLVGISLIVTVILLLFAEPLTKLMGADERLLPFSLAYLKGLVPFILPLTLCFYSDAMLKALGHPRFSMIIMSLSVVINVLLTFCFVIWLGWGNTGASVATGVAFTIGLLISGSITFNPKQRLSMLKGHFRMPLLRRAIYNGSSEGVSEMAAAVSILIINLTVVRLLGADGVAAFTAINYINFTGVLLFLGISDGLIPVLSYNYGAGNYQRIKELFRFAAVINMSIGVMVFIVLQVFGGHAILLFFDDSESQAFQIAVDGLHLFAFVFLVNGLNVLIIAYFTALGKAMISIIISAARGLVFVLVGVTVLPIFLGIAGVWAAIPLAELLTLGVALMLIYRTHKKLF; encoded by the coding sequence ATGAAAAGCAATATTGATAACAGGTATCTATTAGAGCGTGGCCCGATTAGCAGGGTCTTTCTGAAGTACTCACTACCAAGCGTTGTCACGATGGTGTTTTTTGGCGTACAAACCCTGGTAGACGGCGTAGTGGTGGGAAACCATCTAGGGCCGGACGCTTTGGGAGGAATCAACATCATAATGCCGCTGTACAGCTTCATCATGGTGTTGGCTCTGATCGTCAGCATCGGAAGCCAGGTTTTGGTCAGTATGGAGCTGGGGCGCAAAAACTCAGACATGGCCCAGGACGCGATGTCTACTGGCTTCAGAACGTTGGTAGGAATAAGTTTGATTGTCACGGTGATTCTGCTGCTGTTCGCTGAGCCGCTGACCAAACTGATGGGTGCTGACGAGCGGCTGCTGCCGTTCTCTCTTGCCTACCTTAAAGGGCTGGTGCCGTTCATCTTGCCGCTGACCCTATGCTTTTATTCCGACGCCATGTTGAAGGCATTAGGGCATCCCAGGTTTTCGATGATCATCATGTCGTTAAGCGTGGTAATCAATGTTTTGCTTACCTTTTGCTTCGTGATCTGGCTGGGATGGGGCAATACTGGAGCGAGCGTGGCCACCGGTGTCGCTTTCACCATCGGGTTGCTGATTTCTGGCAGTATTACCTTCAATCCCAAACAACGGCTGTCGATGCTGAAGGGGCATTTTCGTATGCCGCTCTTGCGACGTGCCATTTACAACGGCTCATCTGAAGGCGTTTCGGAAATGGCGGCCGCGGTCAGCATCCTGATCATCAATCTCACCGTAGTTCGCCTCTTGGGGGCCGATGGTGTGGCCGCGTTCACTGCTATCAACTACATCAACTTCACGGGCGTATTGCTGTTCCTTGGTATTTCGGATGGCCTAATCCCGGTGCTGAGCTACAATTACGGAGCTGGAAACTACCAGCGGATCAAGGAGTTATTTCGTTTTGCCGCGGTGATCAACATGAGCATCGGGGTCATGGTGTTCATAGTGCTGCAGGTGTTTGGGGGGCATGCGATCCTGTTGTTCTTCGACGACAGCGAAAGCCAGGCATTCCAGATCGCGGTTGATGGCTTGCACCTCTTCGCTTTCGTATTTCTTGTCAACGGACTCAACGTGCTGATCATCGCCTACTTCACCGCACTGGGCAAAGCGATGATTTCAATCATTATTTCTGCGGCGCGCGGGTTGGTATTCGTGCTGGTCGGCGTCACCGTGTTGCCTATATTTTTGGGCATTGCTGGTGTGTGGGCGGCTATCCCGTTGGCTGAATTGCTGACACTGGGAGTTGCACTCATGCTGATTTATAGGACACACAAAAAATTGTTTTGA
- a CDS encoding TetR/AcrR family transcriptional regulator, with amino-acid sequence MATAHKRKKQPEIVRSKLIECAVRIIVEQGPNAVTIQAVADAAGVTKGGLLHHFQDKKQLSNAVSKYLLSQMDAEINLLMSQDSVEYGRFTRAYINAISQDLASAQSEQWIALAIYSITESESKNMWNEWIKEKQRLYYDTDSDKMLQVLRYAADGIWFEALLGDGYQSGHSNLISCLVKMTYNLEVDFFIDSIKK; translated from the coding sequence ATGGCAACAGCTCATAAACGGAAAAAACAACCTGAAATAGTCCGTAGCAAGCTTATTGAGTGTGCCGTGCGCATCATCGTTGAACAAGGGCCTAATGCTGTTACAATTCAGGCCGTCGCTGATGCTGCTGGTGTCACGAAAGGTGGCTTACTGCATCATTTTCAAGACAAGAAGCAACTCAGCAATGCTGTGTCAAAATATCTTTTATCTCAGATGGACGCAGAGATTAACCTGCTAATGTCTCAAGATTCAGTCGAATATGGGCGATTTACCAGAGCTTACATCAATGCAATTTCGCAAGATCTCGCATCCGCTCAAAGCGAGCAGTGGATCGCTTTGGCCATCTATTCTATCACTGAGTCTGAATCGAAAAATATGTGGAACGAATGGATAAAAGAAAAGCAAAGGCTGTATTACGACACGGATTCAGACAAAATGCTGCAAGTTCTCAGATACGCCGCAGATGGAATATGGTTTGAGGCTCTATTGGGGGATGGTTATCAAAGTGGGCATTCTAATTTGATATCTTGTCTTGTCAAAATGACATACAATTTAGAGGTTGATTTTTTTATAGATAGTATCAAAAAATAA